A segment of the Candidatus Binataceae bacterium genome:
GTGCGCGGCGTGGTCGCGCGCGAGCGCACAACGCTCACCCGAGCAATCGGACGTCATCCCACTGAGCGCAAGCGCATGTCGGTCGTATCACGCGCCCCGCGCGCTGCGGTGAGTCACGTCACCACGTTGGCACGGTTTGCCAGCAGCGCGCACGACGACCGCGGAGCGACCCTGGTGCGGGTGCGACCCGAGACGGGCAGGACCCATCAGATTCGTGTGCATCTGGCGTCAATGGGCCATCCCTGTCTTGGCGACCGCCTGTACGGACGCGGCACGGATAGCGTGACACCCGGGTTCACGCGTCAGGCACTGCACGCGCTTGCCCTGTCGATTGCGCATCCACGATCGGGTGAAAGGCTGGACTTCGTAGCGCCGTTGCCGGAGGACTTCCGGCAGTTCTTGTCCGCTCGTGGTATACCGGCGACTAGCGAGGTGCTCCGCGAGTGGATCGATTCCAAGTAACCCACGTCGACACCCAAAAAGGACCCGCGCAATCGATTCGACCCGCGCTGCTCGCCGGCCACTTCTTGAGAAGTAAAGATGGTTTGGTTGCTTTGAGTGGCGCGGATGCATCAGCCGCGCCGGAAGGCGTCGCCTGGATTACGAAGGCAAGGCCGGAACACTCCTGCGCCTACTTTTTTTGCCGCTCCTCGACCATCGCGACCGCCGCAAGTGCCGTTGACAGAACCCATCGGCTCGGTTACGGTTTTCACTTAGCTTCCACACCAAGGACGCTGCGGCGGGGTTGAAGGAGATTGTTCCCCGTCCTCAACCGGCCCGCTATTCCGAACTCAAGGCGTTTTCGTTCGAATCCCGACCGCTTGGGGCAAGTGACTGTACAAAGATTTCCTGTTTGCGACTCCGGTTCGCCAAAACGTCGCTAACCTGCGGCACGGACCTTATCGGTGCGGCAGCGAAAATAAAAAAGAGAGATTTTAGTTTGCGGGGAAGGCACATGGCTAAAGGCAGAAGCGCCGCGCGCGAAAGCCACGATCATCTCGAGGTGGCACCGCCGCGTCAGGTTCAAACCGTTCAGACTCAGCCGCTCATCGTGATCAACGATCAGGGCGATCTGAACCTGAAGGCTCTCAAGGGATCCAAGATCACCGAATTGGCGCAGTTGGCGCGCGATTTCAGCGTCGACAATGCGACCAACCTGCGCAAGCAGGAGATGATCTTTGCGATCCTGCAGGCGCAGGCCGCGCGCAACGGCTCGATCCTCGGTGAAGGTGTGCTGGAAATCCTGCCCGACGGGTTCGGCTTCCTGCGCGCACCCGACTACAACTACCTGCCGGGGCCCGACGACATCTACATCTCCCCGAGCCAGATCCGCAAATTCAACCTGCGCACGGGAGATATCGTCTCCGGCCTGATCCGGCCGCCCAAGGAGGGCGAGCGGTATTTTGCGCTGCTCAAGGTCGAATCGATCAACTTCGAGGACCCGGAAAAAGCGCGCGACAAGATCCTGTTCGACAACCTGACGCCCCTCTATCCACAGGAGCGGATCAAGCTCGAATACGATCACGAAGACCTGACCACCCGCATCATCGACCTGGTCGCGCCGATCGGCAAAGGCCAGCGCGGACTGGTGGTGGCAGCGCCGTTTACCGGCAAGACGATGATGCTGCAGGCGATCGCCAAGGCGATCTCACATAATCATCCCGAAGTCGTGCTGATCGTGCTGTTGGTCGACGAGCGCCCCGAGGAAGTGACCGACATGTTGCGCTCGGTGCAGGGCGAGGTGGTGAGCTCCACTTTCGATGAGCCCGCGACCCGGCACGTGCAGGTGGCAGAGATGGTGATCGAGAAGGCGCGGCGACTGGTCGAACATGGGCGCGATGTCGTAATTCTGCTCGATTCGATCACGCGCCTGGCGCGCGCCTACAACACGGTGGTCCCGCCTTCCGGAAAAATTCTCTCCGGCGGCGTCGACTCCAACGCGCTGCATAAGCCCAAGAAGTTTTTCGGCGCGGCGCGCAACACCGAAGACGGCGGTAGCCTCACGATCATCGCGACCGCGCTGGTCGATACCGGCAGCCGGATGGACGAGGTGATCTTCGAGGAATTCAAGGGCACCGGTAACCAGCAAGTGTCGTTAGATCGCCGTCTGCTCGAGAAACGTATCTTTCCGACCATCGACATGCAGCGCTCGACCACCCGCAAGGAAGAGCTGCTGCTCCCACGCAGCACGCTCAACCGGGTCTGGATCCTCCGCAAGCTCCTGTCGCAGCTTAACGCGGTCGAAGCCATGGAATTTCTCATCGACAAGATGCAAGGCACCAAGACCAACGAGGAATTCCTGGAATCGATGAACGCCTGATCTTCGAGGCTGGCCGCCGCCCCCGGTTTGGACCCGCGCGAGGTGTCCTGCTAATAATGGACGATTAACCAGAGCCGTTATAAGAGGTTGCCAAATACATGACCGAAATCAGCATGAAGCAGCTCCTCGAGGCTGGGGTCCATTTCGGCCACCAGACGAGCCGCTGGAATCCGAAGATGAAGCAATACATCTTCGGCGCGCGCAACGGAATTTACATTATCGACCTTCAGCAGACGGTTAAGATGTTCCGCGACACCTACGACTTCGTGCGCGACCTGGCCGCACAGGGCGGAACCATCATGCTGGTCGGTACCAAGAAGCAGGCCCAGGATATCGTGAAAGATGAAGCCGAACGCTGCGGGATGTTTTACGTGAACAACCGCTGGCTGGGCGGCATGCTCACCAACTTCCAGACCATCCGCGCTTCGATCGAACGGCTCAAAAAGCTTGAGGAGATCATGGCCGATCCGGAAATGATCCGCGCGCTCACCAAGAAGGAAATGAGCGAAAACGAGCACGAGCATCGCAAGCTGATGGCGACCCTGGCCGGAATCAAGAACATGCGCAAGCTTCCGGACGCGCTGTGGGTAATCGATACCAAGAAGGAAGATATCGCCGTGGCAGAGGCGAACCGGCTGGGAATTCCGGTCGCGGCGGTGGTCGACACCAACTGTGATCCCGACCTCATTTCGTATCGCATTCCCGGCAACGATGACGCAATTCGGGCGATCAAGCTGTTCACGGCGGCGGTTGCCGATGCGGTGCTGGAAGGCAAGCAGCTCGCCGAGGAACGGCAGAAGGGCCAGGACGATGGCGGTCCGGTCGGCGGTGGAGGCGGGGATCGGAGCGGACCTGCTGAATCGCCGAGCGCGGTCTGAGTCGCGCGGTGCATCATGATTCTCTGCGCACTGCCCGTCGCCCAGGACGCGCCGGGGGGAGGCCGGAAATGCGACGACCTGCTTAGGACATTCTCACCATGGAAATAGACGCGAAAGTGGTTAAGGATCTGCGCGAGAAGACCGGTGCAGGGGTGATGGATTGCAAGAAGGCCCTCGCCGAGAGCAGCGGAAATCCGGAAAAAGCTGCGCTCTGGTTGCGCGAGAAGGGAATCGCTTCGGCGGCCAAGCGCTCCAGTCGCATCGCCTCGGAAGGCACGGTTGGTTCCTACGTTCATGCGGGCGGAAAATTGGGGGTGCTGGTGGAAGTGAATTGCGAGACCGACTTTGCCGCCAAGGGCCCGGATTTCCAGGCCTTGGTGAAGGAAATCGCCATGCAGATTGCGGCGACCAACCCGCGCTGCATACGCCGCGAGGAGCTGGCTGCGGAGATTATCGAGCAGGAGCGCCAGATCTACGCGCAGCAGTCGGCGGGCAAGCCCGCGAACGTGATCGGCAAGATCGTCGACGGCAAGCTGGACAAGTTCTACAAGGAAGTCTGTCTGCTGGAACAAAGCTGGGTGCGCGACCCGAATCGGACCATTACCGACCTGATCGGCGAGTACACCGCGAAGATTGGTGAAAAGCTCGACGTGCGGCGCTTCTCGCGCTTTCAGTTGGGCGAAGGTATCGACCAGAAGGGCGTGGCCTAGGGCGGTTAATTTTAGCAGACAAGGATTCGGCATCGTATAAGAGATTTCTGCAGGATGCTGAAGGGGACTGAGCACGGAGGCGCCCGAGAGGAAACCACGGCGATGGTTGAGAGCGTTCCCGGAAGGAAACCTCGCTTCAATCGAGTCCTGCTGAAGCTCTCAGGCGAAGCACTCGCCCCTGCCAACCAGAACGGCGGCGTTGACCTCGACGCGTTGGCCACCATCGCGCTCGAGATCAAAGAGATCGGCGCGCTGGGGGTCGAGCTCGCGATCGTGATTGGCGCGGGCAACTTGATCCGCGGCAGCGAATACGAGCGGCGCGGGATGGATCGTTCGACCGCGGACCAGATGGGCATGCTCGCTACCGTGATCAACGCACTCGCCCTGCAGAACGCGCTCGAGCATGCCGGCGTAAGCACCCGGGTATTGTCGGCGGTCGCGATGCAGGCGATGTGCGAGCCTTATATCCGCCGCCGAGCCGTGCGGCATCTGGAAAAAGGCCGGGTAGTGATCTTCGCGGCGGGAACCGGCAATCCCTATTTTACGACCGACACCGCAGCGAGCCTGCGCGCGCTGGAAATCGGCGCGGAAGTCATTCTGAAGGCCAGCCATCATGTCGACGGGGTCT
Coding sequences within it:
- the rho gene encoding transcription termination factor Rho, whose product is MNLKALKGSKITELAQLARDFSVDNATNLRKQEMIFAILQAQAARNGSILGEGVLEILPDGFGFLRAPDYNYLPGPDDIYISPSQIRKFNLRTGDIVSGLIRPPKEGERYFALLKVESINFEDPEKARDKILFDNLTPLYPQERIKLEYDHEDLTTRIIDLVAPIGKGQRGLVVAAPFTGKTMMLQAIAKAISHNHPEVVLIVLLVDERPEEVTDMLRSVQGEVVSSTFDEPATRHVQVAEMVIEKARRLVEHGRDVVILLDSITRLARAYNTVVPPSGKILSGGVDSNALHKPKKFFGAARNTEDGGSLTIIATALVDTGSRMDEVIFEEFKGTGNQQVSLDRRLLEKRIFPTIDMQRSTTRKEELLLPRSTLNRVWILRKLLSQLNAVEAMEFLIDKMQGTKTNEEFLESMNA
- the rpsB gene encoding 30S ribosomal protein S2 → MTEISMKQLLEAGVHFGHQTSRWNPKMKQYIFGARNGIYIIDLQQTVKMFRDTYDFVRDLAAQGGTIMLVGTKKQAQDIVKDEAERCGMFYVNNRWLGGMLTNFQTIRASIERLKKLEEIMADPEMIRALTKKEMSENEHEHRKLMATLAGIKNMRKLPDALWVIDTKKEDIAVAEANRLGIPVAAVVDTNCDPDLISYRIPGNDDAIRAIKLFTAAVADAVLEGKQLAEERQKGQDDGGPVGGGGGDRSGPAESPSAV
- the tsf gene encoding translation elongation factor Ts, whose translation is MEIDAKVVKDLREKTGAGVMDCKKALAESSGNPEKAALWLREKGIASAAKRSSRIASEGTVGSYVHAGGKLGVLVEVNCETDFAAKGPDFQALVKEIAMQIAATNPRCIRREELAAEIIEQERQIYAQQSAGKPANVIGKIVDGKLDKFYKEVCLLEQSWVRDPNRTITDLIGEYTAKIGEKLDVRRFSRFQLGEGIDQKGVA
- the pyrH gene encoding UMP kinase → MLKGTEHGGAREETTAMVESVPGRKPRFNRVLLKLSGEALAPANQNGGVDLDALATIALEIKEIGALGVELAIVIGAGNLIRGSEYERRGMDRSTADQMGMLATVINALALQNALEHAGVSTRVLSAVAMQAMCEPYIRRRAVRHLEKGRVVIFAAGTGNPYFTTDTAASLRALEIGAEVILKASHHVDGVYDRDPMKDPDARKFDRLTYIEVLQKNLKVMDSTAISMCMDNQLPIIVFNLRKPGNIRRAVIGETIGTRVDSAAS